A part of Arachis hypogaea cultivar Tifrunner chromosome 12, arahy.Tifrunner.gnm2.J5K5, whole genome shotgun sequence genomic DNA contains:
- the LOC112727319 gene encoding uncharacterized protein isoform X2, translated as MAERSKELLHLEQKATPLSSLESTLLVCNGKREQCAQTKILPPNGTPLTSPIPKSQLLGKVKDFLGVMSEANKRLELDAKDHPESYNIEELTGNESKVIEMDLMLGVADLNTPEAVAAAESAISSCQPAISLAADGKDTDTDSDESSAEDDNEDDGIRSGDAGNDGRKPSSLDDKKRKGNHNSKKRARIVELS; from the exons ATGGCTGAAAGGAGCAAGGAGCTTCTTCACTTGGAGCAAAAGGCCACACCCCTCTCATCCTTAG AATCCACACTTCTTGTTTGTAATGGCAAAAGAGAACAATGCGCTCAAACTAAGATACTTCCCCCTAATGGCACTCCTCTTACTTCTCCTATTCCCAAAAGCCAAC TTTTAGGGAAGGTTAAAGATTTCTTAGGAGTGATGTCAGAAGCAAATAAGCGGCTGGAACTTGATGCGAAG GATCATCCTGAGAGTTACAATATTGAAGAGCTCACTGGAAATGAATCCAAAGTTATTGAAATG gaTTTGATGCTTGGTGTTGCGGATCTTAATACACCTGAGGCTGTGGCTGCTGCTGAATCAGCAATTTCCAGTTGTCAGCCTGCGATTTCATTGGCCGCTGATGGCAAAGACACAGACACAGATTCAGATGAAAGCAGTGCTGAAGATGATAACGAGGATGATGGAATCAGAAGTGGTGATGCTGGAAATGATGGTAGAAAGCCTTCATCTCTTGATGATAAAAAACGAAAGGGAAATCATAATTCCAAAAAACGAGCAAGGATAGTCGAGCTTTCATGA
- the LOC112727318 gene encoding cysteine-rich receptor-like protein kinase 26 gives MKIFLSLRTLSFLCCLLFTASNLASESHASVTSQEFQYFCDEHSITIDIEGNYTTNSTYHTNLNTLMSNILNNKEIDYGFYNVSYGEYPNRVYAIGLCRGDIKPEQCRTCLNQSRANLTAVCPNRKVAIGWYNDELCMLRYSNRSIFHLMDNGPAYYKKSDKNATDLNEFNTKLNDLLNGLKSKASSGDSRLKYAVGNFSLPNFDDVYGLVQCTPDLSGEDCDNCIAQSIERISKDCCKDSMGGRVVRPSCFMRFETSYQFYGPTAYTPPSPPAPQPTTTSVTNPSSGGKSHTPVLVIAITVPIVAVTMFMFIFIRSRYLRKRKQRKSSSKDDNTEDMEIVESLQFNLESIRDATNDFSDANKLGQGGFGAVYKGILTNGQEIAVKRLARSSGQGDLEFKNEVLLLAKLQHRNLVSLLGFCLEGRERLLVYEFVPNKSLDYFIFDPTKRANLDWESCHRIIGGIARGLVYLHEDSRLRIIHRDLKAANILLDEKMNPKISDFGTAKLFVTSQTHSNTNRIVGTYGYMAPEYQFYGLFSIKSDVYSFGVLVLEIVSGKKSSGNCQSENPETLMNFAWRNWKDGTISNIVDTTLRNGSQNEIIRCIHIALLCVQANEAHRPTMATVLLMLNNHSVTLAVPSEPAFLLNTGSNTSTKRPAQESVNEASITDPYPR, from the exons ATGAAGATCTTTCTTTCTTTAAGGACATTGTCCTTTCTTTGTTGCCTTCTCTTCACTGCTAGTAACTTAGCATCTGAATCACACGCTTCAGTAACTTCGCAGGAGTTCCAATACTTCTGTGATGAGCATAGTATTACCATAGACATCGAAGGCAACTACACAACCAATAGCACCTACCATACCAACCTCAACACTCTTATGTCAAATATTCTCAACAACAAAGAAATCGATTACGGTTTCTACAATGTCTCATACGGCGAGTACCCAAACAGAGTGTACGCCATTGGACTATGTAGAGGAGACATTAAGCCGGAGCAGTGCCGAACTTGCCTAAACCAATCCAGAGCCAATCTCACGGCGGTTTGTCCGAATCGAAAGGTGGCGATCGGGTGGTACAACGACGAACTATGCATGCTGCGATACTCGAATCGCAGCATATTCCACCTGATGGACAATGGACCGGCTTATTACAAGAAAAGCGACAAAAACGCCACGGATTTGAATGAGTTCAATACAAAATTGAACGATTTGTTGAATGGCTTGAAAAGCAAAGCTTCTTCTGGTGACTCTCGGTTAAAGTATGCTGTGGGAAACTTTAGTCTTCCCAATTTTGATGATGTTTATGGTCTTGTTCAGTGCACGCCTGATTTGTCTGGAGAAGATTGTGATAACTGCATAGCTCAATCTATTGAAAGAATATCAAAAGATTGTTGTAAGGATAGCATGGGTGGTAGGGTTGTTAGGCCAAGTTGTTTTATGAGATTTGAGACATCGTATCAATTCTATGGGCCAACGGCGTATACGCCACCTTCGCCACCAGCTCCGCAGCCCACCACCACCTCTGTAACTAACCCGTCTTCAGGAG GAAAGAGCCACACTCCAGTACTAGTCATCGCCATAACAGTACCTATAGTGGCTGTGACTATGTTCATGTTTATTTTTATCCGCAGCAGGTATCTaagaaagagaaagcaaaggaAAAGCAGTTCAA AGGATGATAACACTGAAGATATGGAAATTGTTGAGTCATTACAATTTAACTTGGAGAGTATACGAGACGCTACAAATGACTTTTCTGATGCTAATAAGCTTGGACAAGGTGGATTTGGGGCTGTTTACAAG GGTATTCTCACTAATGGACAAGAGATTGCTGTAAAAAGGTTGGCAAGGAGTTCTGGTCAAGGAGACCTAGAATTTAAGAATGAAGTGTTGTTACTGGCTAAGCTTCAACATCGAAATTTAGTTAGCCTACTTGGTTTTTGTTTGGAAGGAAGAGAAAGGCTACTCGTCTATGAATTTGTACCCAATAAAAGTCTTGATTACTTTATATTTG ATCCCACCAAGAGAGCAAATTTGGATTGGGAAAGCTGCCACAGAATCATTGGAGGTATTGCTCGAGGTCTTGTCTACCTTCATGAAGATTCTCGATTGCGTATTATTCATCGTGACCTCAAAGCAGCAAATATTCTTTTAGATGAAAAGATGAATCCTAAGATATCAGATTTTGGTACTGCAAAACTATTTGTTACAAGTCAAACTCACTCTAATACAAATAGAATTGTTGGAACTTa TGGATATATGGCACCTGAATATCAATTTTATGGACTATTTTCAATCAAGTCGGATGTGTATAGTTTTGGTGTATTAGTTCTTGAGATTGTAAGTGGCAAGAAAAGCAGTGGCAATTGTCAGAGTGAGAATCCAGAGACTCTCATGAACTTT GCATGGAGAAATTGGAAGGATGGGACAATTTCAAACATTGTAGATACCACATTAAGAAATGGTTCACAGAATGAAATAATTCGATGCATCCACATTGCTTTACTATGTGTTCAAGCAAATGAAGCTCATAGACCAACCATGGCTACAGTTTTACTCATGCTTAATAATCATTCGGTCACACTCGCAGTACCTTCAGAACCTGCATTTTTGCTGAATACAGGATCAAACACATCGACAAAAAGACCAGCACAAGAATCAGTCAATGAAGCTTCAATTACTGATCCATATCCTCGCTAG
- the LOC112727319 gene encoding uncharacterized protein isoform X1, translating into MGDGAGTIVSMAERSKELLHLEQKATPLSSLESTLLVCNGKREQCAQTKILPPNGTPLTSPIPKSQLLGKVKDFLGVMSEANKRLELDAKDHPESYNIEELTGNESKVIEMDLMLGVADLNTPEAVAAAESAISSCQPAISLAADGKDTDTDSDESSAEDDNEDDGIRSGDAGNDGRKPSSLDDKKRKGNHNSKKRARIVELS; encoded by the exons ATGGGGGACGGGGCGGGGACCAT AGTCTCCATGGCTGAAAGGAGCAAGGAGCTTCTTCACTTGGAGCAAAAGGCCACACCCCTCTCATCCTTAG AATCCACACTTCTTGTTTGTAATGGCAAAAGAGAACAATGCGCTCAAACTAAGATACTTCCCCCTAATGGCACTCCTCTTACTTCTCCTATTCCCAAAAGCCAAC TTTTAGGGAAGGTTAAAGATTTCTTAGGAGTGATGTCAGAAGCAAATAAGCGGCTGGAACTTGATGCGAAG GATCATCCTGAGAGTTACAATATTGAAGAGCTCACTGGAAATGAATCCAAAGTTATTGAAATG gaTTTGATGCTTGGTGTTGCGGATCTTAATACACCTGAGGCTGTGGCTGCTGCTGAATCAGCAATTTCCAGTTGTCAGCCTGCGATTTCATTGGCCGCTGATGGCAAAGACACAGACACAGATTCAGATGAAAGCAGTGCTGAAGATGATAACGAGGATGATGGAATCAGAAGTGGTGATGCTGGAAATGATGGTAGAAAGCCTTCATCTCTTGATGATAAAAAACGAAAGGGAAATCATAATTCCAAAAAACGAGCAAGGATAGTCGAGCTTTCATGA